A genome region from Bradyrhizobium sp. WSM1417 includes the following:
- the istA gene encoding IS21 family transposase → MQVVLPPRGITRLPGRHITDHQMRLYMKNRQTDSPPVAAAKASFSAATAYRIERDPRLPSQKKAPRGRRRPDPLSEVFETEIVPILKSAPGLRPVAVFEEMLRRHPDLGTGIRRTLERRIRAWRAIHGEEQEVIFRQIHEPGQLGLSDFTDMGELGVTIAGAPLDHRLYHFRLAYCGFGHAHVVLGGESFVALAEGLQNALWSLGGAPREHRTDSLSAAFCNLDRDARDDLTQRYEALCAHYGMRPSRNNRGVAHENGSIEGPHGHLKRAIADALLLRGTVDFDDLATYRGFIDEIVSRRNARNAKRIDSERVVLQELPDRRTSDYEEVIVRVTSSGGFTLRKVFYTVPSRLIGHRLRARLYDDHLDVFVGGTHLLTLPRGRPHPNGKYDQVVDYRHVIHSLRRKPMALLNLVYRDRLFPREGYRRTFDRLRERLPDKKACRIMVDLLALAHERGCEAELADQLTADLDAGRLPELNRLRAHFAPDPAHLPNVVVQLAPLATYECLIGTAETGGAA, encoded by the coding sequence ATGCAAGTGGTTCTTCCGCCAAGAGGAATCACTCGCTTGCCCGGCCGACACATCACAGATCACCAAATGAGGCTCTACATGAAGAACCGTCAGACCGACAGCCCGCCAGTGGCGGCGGCCAAGGCATCATTCAGTGCGGCGACCGCTTATCGGATCGAGAGAGATCCCCGACTTCCGTCGCAAAAGAAGGCTCCCCGCGGCCGGCGACGACCGGACCCGTTGAGCGAGGTGTTCGAGACCGAGATCGTCCCGATCCTGAAGTCGGCACCTGGCTTACGCCCGGTCGCGGTCTTCGAGGAGATGCTCCGACGTCATCCTGATCTCGGCACCGGTATCCGTCGTACCCTGGAACGTCGTATCCGTGCCTGGCGGGCGATCCATGGCGAGGAGCAGGAGGTAATCTTCCGCCAGATCCATGAGCCTGGCCAGCTCGGCCTCTCCGACTTCACAGACATGGGCGAGTTGGGTGTTACGATCGCGGGCGCACCGCTGGATCATCGTCTCTATCACTTCCGTTTGGCCTATTGCGGCTTCGGGCACGCTCACGTCGTGCTTGGCGGCGAGAGCTTCGTTGCCCTGGCCGAAGGCCTGCAGAATGCCCTCTGGTCGCTCGGTGGGGCGCCGCGGGAGCATCGGACCGACAGCCTGTCGGCCGCATTCTGCAATCTCGATCGCGATGCACGGGATGATCTGACGCAGCGATACGAGGCCCTTTGTGCCCATTACGGCATGCGGCCTTCCCGCAACAATCGAGGCGTGGCCCACGAGAATGGCTCGATCGAAGGGCCCCACGGTCATCTTAAGCGAGCAATCGCGGACGCCTTGCTGCTGCGCGGAACCGTCGACTTCGACGATCTTGCCACCTATCGCGGCTTCATCGATGAGATCGTCAGCCGCCGCAATGCCCGCAACGCCAAGCGGATCGATAGCGAGCGCGTGGTATTGCAGGAGCTGCCCGATCGCCGCACCTCCGACTACGAAGAGGTGATCGTCCGCGTGACGTCTTCGGGCGGCTTCACCCTGCGCAAGGTGTTCTACACGGTTCCATCGCGCCTGATCGGTCACCGGCTGCGGGCACGGCTCTACGACGATCACCTCGACGTGTTCGTCGGTGGCACGCATCTCCTTACCTTGCCGCGCGGGCGGCCGCATCCCAACGGCAAGTACGACCAGGTCGTCGATTATCGGCACGTGATCCATTCCCTGCGGCGCAAGCCAATGGCGCTGCTCAATCTGGTCTATCGGGACAGGCTGTTCCCGCGCGAGGGCTATCGAAGAACCTTCGACCGATTGCGCGAGCGCTTACCGGACAAGAAGGCCTGCCGGATCATGGTCGATCTCCTCGCGCTCGCTCATGAGCGCGGCTGCGAGGCCGAGCTCGCCGATCAGCTCACGGCCGACCTTGACGCCGGCCGACTTCCCGAACTCAACCGGCTGCGCGCTCACTTCGCTCCTGACCCCGCCCACCTGCCGAACGTCGTGGTGCAGCTCGCGCCGCTTGCCACCTACGAATGCCTCATTGGTACCGCCGAGACCGGAGGTGCCGCATGA
- the istB gene encoding IS21-like element helper ATPase IstB, whose translation MSVANTVDTARLNLLLNELRLPAIKVLWAQFAEQSDKEGWPAARFLATMAEHEIAERGRRRTERHLVEARLPAGKTFDSFDFEAVPMISKAQVMALAAGDSWLGKGANLLLFGPPGGGKSHLAAAIGLALIENGWRVLFTRTTDLVQKLQLARRELNLEAAINRLDRFDLLILDDLAYVTKDQAETSVLFELISARYEQRSMLITANQPFGEWNKVFPDPAMTLAAIDRLVHHATIVEMNVESYRRRTALDRKRGPGRPTSHATPKTVAD comes from the coding sequence ATGAGCGTGGCCAACACCGTTGATACCGCGCGCCTCAATCTGTTGCTCAACGAGCTCCGCCTGCCAGCCATCAAGGTGCTGTGGGCGCAATTTGCCGAGCAATCCGACAAGGAAGGTTGGCCGGCGGCCCGCTTCCTGGCCACCATGGCCGAGCACGAGATCGCCGAACGCGGTCGCCGGCGCACCGAACGCCATCTCGTCGAGGCCAGGCTGCCAGCCGGGAAGACCTTCGACAGCTTCGACTTCGAGGCCGTGCCGATGATCTCGAAGGCGCAGGTGATGGCGCTCGCCGCCGGTGACAGCTGGCTGGGCAAGGGCGCCAATTTGCTCCTGTTCGGGCCGCCCGGCGGCGGCAAGAGCCACTTGGCGGCAGCTATCGGCCTGGCCCTCATCGAGAACGGATGGCGCGTCCTCTTCACCCGCACCACCGATCTCGTGCAAAAGCTCCAGCTGGCTCGCCGCGAGCTTAACCTCGAGGCCGCCATCAACCGCCTTGATCGCTTCGATCTCCTGATCCTAGATGATCTTGCCTACGTCACCAAGGACCAGGCCGAGACTAGCGTGCTATTCGAACTCATCAGCGCACGCTACGAGCAGCGCTCGATGCTGATCACCGCCAATCAGCCGTTCGGCGAATGGAACAAGGTCTTCCCGGACCCCGCCATGACGCTCGCCGCCATCGATCGTCTCGTTCACCACGCCACCATCGTTGAGATGAACGTCGAGAGCTATCGCAGACGCACCGCGCTCGACCGAAAACGCGGTCCGGGACGGCCGACCTCGCACGCGACACCCAAAACCGTCGCTGATTGA
- a CDS encoding cold-shock protein has translation MAIGTVKWFNPTKGYGFIQPDNGGKDVFVHISAVERAGLSTLSEGARVSYEEMSNKGKMSAENLRVA, from the coding sequence GTGGCGATAGGTACTGTAAAGTGGTTCAACCCGACCAAAGGTTACGGCTTCATCCAGCCCGACAATGGCGGCAAGGATGTTTTCGTTCACATCTCGGCCGTCGAAAGGGCGGGACTGAGCACGCTCAGCGAGGGTGCGAGGGTGAGCTACGAGGAAATGAGCAACAAGGGCAAAATGTCCGCTGAAAATCTGAGAGTCGCCTAG